TTTTATACAAGTAAAGATGTCACAGAAGTATTGGCCAAACCTGTACTTTCTGATGCAAGAACTCAATTTCCAAGTACAAACACCTCCATGAATAAGTATGAAAAAGTTTCAAGATACAAGATACATCTTGTGTCCGTTATTTTTGATACGACAGCTGATTGTGTGTGGGAGTGTATAAAGATGGTCAGAGCGGTATGGAAGCAGGGGGCTGATCCTCATGAAAGAACTGGATCACAAACcactgactgactgattgagCTGTCCACCCACAGACCACTGACTCTAGATGGGCTAGTGGGCTATTACACCACCAAAaagaaaccacacacacacacacacacacacacacaactgaaCTAACATCATTATAGGCCTGGTCTTGTCAGAACTGTAATTGGGCAGCATTGAGGCTGAACGCTGGCAAAGGACACACATGGGAATTCAGGCGAGGTAATTGCTCAGCCCTGCTGCTACTGAACCAATGGAGCAATACAacatgtcacaatattcctTCTTTTTGAGAGTTGCAACAAAGCAAGCTTTTAAATTCCACTGCCATATTCCTTACAACTTGCTTGCTAGATACATTTTGAGCTTTGCTTGAAAACCTAGAAGCCATAGGACACTGGGATGTGATGAGCTCTTGAGTGACAATCTTAGATAAATATCATGAGCTATATAATGTGTGTTAATGATCTGGAGTGGTAATGACCCCTCACCTCCAGTTTCTGGGCTTTGTCTCTGCTGAGAGGCTCCAGGGGAAAGCTGAGGTTGTTCGCCTCGGAGAGCGAACGCAAGTCAAAATAGTACTTGGCGTAGACGCTTGATGGAACGTTAATATTGAACTGCAGCAGCTCCAGAAACTGCCGCTCCAACTCATTCCTGGTGGGAGAGAAAGAAAGCAAAGATAATTAGCTTTGTGCATGTTCCTTTTGACATTTGTCAGTGGGCGGAAATATgcgaaaagaaaaagaaaatcttgACAGTTTAGCTATTGAAGAAAATTCTGATTTAGCATCTTTCAATGGAAATCAATGTCTTTTCATTATAAAAACACAATTCTGTCAAGAAACGACAAGTCCTGATCATGCATTCATATTAACAGATCTTCCTTGATACATCCCCAAATTTCTCAGCACTAACAAAACTTCTTTCCTACCAACCACACAATTATTCCAACCGACCAGATAAATATAGCCAAAAGTGAAGcttctgacaaaaaaaataaaaaagacaacaaaCACCCACAAACCCACACTCTCTGGTCCTCTGCTGTGTGTGGTATGCTTTGAGGACAATATGACAGCCACCGTCACTGAATCTACAGTCAGGGCGgtctttaaaataactgtgtacacAGCAGGAGTTGAAAGAACAGATGTGACAACATGCTGAAAATGtcaagcatttatttttatttgtcagGTCAATTTCTTGTTACTTTGCCTTCAGCTTTATTATATATATGGTACCTTAATTTCTACATATGCTACAAAGTCATATCTTATAAACCAATAGCCTGTTTCAATCAAAAGTTGCAAATTGAACTTGTATGAAAAATTGGAatattgcaaaacacatttgcgaataaagcacgGTTTCCATCtcgtgttcaagagaacaaaatcatcgCTTCCTGGGAAACTGCTGCAAATTATCAGTAATGAAAACAGAAGTTGCTGCAATCTGGAAATCCACTGGAGATTTGTTTCCTACAAAATAAACTACCTGCAGCTCAAAGCAGGCAGGCGAAAAGCATTGACAAACGCTATTGTGTTATCTTACATTTGGAAGCGGATGCCTGATGTGTGTGAATGCAATCATGTGTGACTGTTCTGGGAGCCAAATCATACTAAATCattttgatgacagactttggctcaAGCATTTCAGAATGAAATTTGAGTTTCGTCCACTGGCTAGTCTAGTTATCCAATCATATGATTTGATTAGTTTTTGTTGCCTATATCggaatttattcagtaaatgtgtttctaTCATGGTTTATGCACGTCTTTTTATCAGATAAAAAATGATCCAACTCAATTCAgtgcaatttattattattattttttttttttttttaaattttaagattttatgcACATCTTGCCATTTCATTCAGAGTTGTTATGCGATACGCCACATTTTGCATGCAGATATGTGGATGTACACATAGCTAATGTAGTACCTAATTGTTGAGTATTAACAAAACATTTGATTTATTCTGGTACTGAAAGTCTGCTattttgaaacaaacaaacactcacatgtCTTCCACGGTGATGTCTTTGAGGATCTGGCAGTAGTCGACATTCCATACGGCCTGATCATCCCACACCTTTGACGCCAACAGGATGGCACCCAAAACGATCCTCTTCCAGTTAGCAGGACAGATGTCGATCTCTGCATATGTTAACAATCTCTCCAGATAAacctgagaagaaaaaaaaaaaaaaaaatgagagagGAAATGCTTCATAAAGTTTGGACATTATTCAATATCAAAATAAAGCTGTAAAGAAACTGATGTTTGTTTTTAGATTCTGGTGTCTGACCCTCGTGTTTCTGTTTTTGGAGCAAGGTTACTGCAAATATGCGATTACTGCGAGACTGACACGCAGGTCAGGGAGCACGCATGTCgaaagacaaacaaacacatttatcTCCAACACAAACACCTGATGCCTCACTGCTAACAAGCTGCAAACCGAACACCACACAGTTTTAACAGCACTAACATCTACCATGTAAATATAATGATTATGAAGAACTTAAGTCATGTCTCAGGCCACAGATACCGCAGATTATGCgggcatttgtggttaaaacatttttttgtttattttttagaaaatgactgataagataagacccttattcctcgtctgggatcatgtagagctctttgaagctgcactgaaactgacatttggaccttcaacccgttgaaccccagtgaagtccactatatggagaaaaatcctggaatgttttcctcaaacacttaatttcttttcgactgaagaaagaaagacataaacatcttggatgacatgggggtgagtaaattatcaggaaatttgaattctcaagtgaactaatcctttaacaccaattatttttctttgtgtACTTCTAATAGAAAGTTATAAACATTGCGAGTAGTTGAATTGTAAGTCTGTGTTCTGTTGACGTGGAGTATGACAGTATGCTGTAGCCATGGGCGTCTTTAGCATTCATAAACACTGCTGACGGATGTAGGCGAACAAAGACGTCCTTTATGAAATGAAAAGCACATGATGTATGCAATTAAAAAAGAGACGTAGACGCAGCGcaaatgcacacatacacacacaatggGGGACAACAATGTCGAATAGTATTAGTTTGCCCACAGTGGGAAAGAAATCTAATAAGAGGCCAGTTTTGTTTGTAGAAAGTGTCAGACAGAAATTGCACATTTAATTAGTTCCACTGCATTGCGGGGCTCCGGCTCACCCGTGGGCAGCTGTGTTAAATAAGTGTTGATGACAACATGTTTGTGTATATAGCAACTCAAGAGAAACTTTAAAGAGTGCCAGCAAATACTTCCATTCATACATCAACAACTTAACACATAATTGATTAATTCATAATCATCAACATCACTCTGGAGATGATCAGCACCTTCCAGAAAACACTAACCTGTGTAGAGCTATTAAAACATAACTCATGTTTCATTCAGTTGAGTCATAAACATTAAGAGGGTGAATTACCATAAAGCTGGCAACTACTATAACATTACCATAAAGCTAAAGGGTTTTTggcaaatatttttgttttgttgtcatAATTAATAGGGATACATATAAATCTGAACAGGTCATTTGTTTGTTCACACTGAACGTGAAACTGGATTTAGGAACAATGAGTTCTGTCTTAGATAACATTTTTTGGCAAACTGATTTATTATTTGGCAtatgaatgaaaatgttttgataGTGTATATTTTAAGTCCAGCCTCCCATGAAGATCACTGAATGCAGTGACTCATAATTTCCTTTGAATAACTGAAGCACCAGCAACAGCCAATCGGATTTCACCAGCATCTCTGCACCTGTTGACCCCTACAGGTCAAGGAACAAGCTCAATCTGTCTCAATCTACATTTAGCAACAAAGTCACACACAATCTGTCTATATGAGAAGCCTACCATTACACAGATACCGAGTCTAACTCAGACACAAATCTCAATCTCACACAAAATAGCTACGCTCATAAAAACAGCACTTTTATTAGTCTCAGACATTTTACTATAACTATTAAGGAAGAGTATTAAGGAAGAGACTGGTTGATATGCAAAGTGATTAATCAGTTAGCTTTTTAATGAGATGTTTAGGAGGCGAGCACATCTGAAATCATTGGTActacaaaaataatgaaaacagtCTTCTTCAGACATTACTGAAAAAAGCACAGGGACATTTATTCCAATTTTTCAGTCAGCTAGGAGGTAACAAACTGATTAAATCAGTAAATCAGATTGCAGCTTACAAGTTTAAGAACACGCTTGCCATTTTTATGTGTAATATACATCAGACAGTCTAGGAACAGTCGATGGGAACCATCTGAGACTACACTTCCATTGGACCATCAGCATAGATTATAACCCTACAGCCTCTATACTTCCCCTCAGGCCCATCTCAACCTCACAGCCTCTTGTATGTCTAGACCGTGTTTAATGACACCTCAAAGGTATTTGGTTGGGAAAGTGAGAAGGGATGAGCCTTCAAAAGAAGAATTTCATCATAGAGGAGGAACAGTCACACACAGACAGCTGCTGGGCTTAGCACCAGCGAATAAAGCAGAAAATATGACAACTATTTTCACCTGAGTGATGGTAAATCCACTTCACTGATGGTAAACCCTATTTTAACTTCTGCTACCAGCCAATCTAAAAATGACAAAGGGGAAATTTCATTGGGCCAGCATCAAGTCACATGACCTGTCACTCACCAGAGTAACTATGGCACACTCAGCCGTGAGCTGGGCGGCACTGAAGAGCGTACGGACAAATCGGTAGATCTGTTTCTGTTCGGGGTCGTGCTTGTCGTAGTCTGACGGCAACTCCGATTTCTGTGGGAAGAGGAAGTTTTAGGACATTCTGTGCAGGATGTAATTTAACAGCTTATAAATGAGCTGCAGAAATGAAACACTTACTGAAAGTGGATGAagtttttcatcaaaaatgtctaaCAGCATTCGCCCGTCCACATTTCTGAAACGAGAAGGGTTAATGGAATTACATTAGGGAAGACTGGTCCTTATTGTCTGAGATGTATTCTTATAATGCATTAAAGAACTAGAAAGCAAAGTGTGTCATGGTAAATTTTCAATGTTATCAAAACCTTGTCTGAAAGTTATATTATAACCGCTCTGAAGCCTTGAAGTCTGAAGGTTATAAAGCATTAAGGGTTTATATGGTATTAAGGATTTGAGAGAAAGATAGGCACAAAGTCAGAGAAATGAGTAAAGACCGAGATATAAAGTATATTGTCAagtatagatggatggatggataaaaagacgacagacagacagatggataaaacattatggatggatggatggatggatggatggatggatggattcatagatagatagatagatcgatagataaattatggatggatggatggatggatggatggatggatggatggatggatggatggatggatggatggatcataGATAAATAGACAGGATAAaaagatgacagacagacagatggatagataaaataaaattatggatggatggatggatcacagattagatagatagatagatagatagatagatagatagatagatagatagatagatagatagatagatagatagatagatagatagatagatagatagatagatagatagatagatagatagatagatagatagatagatagatagatagatagatattcagtAGCCTAAACATTGCtgatttttcaaataaaagtcACATTGTCATTAATAGGTCTCTCTCTATGAACTTCCAGAAGGGAGGGCAATCAATCTTTCCTTCACCCACAGTGCACTGCAACACATGTGGTTGAGTGTATTTGGATCCCTGTGTCCAGACTCATTTAAGACACTTCATCCCATCTTTGTGAAACACGACACACACTGCTGGACTTCACCACTCCATTTATGAAAAACACAGATTTCCTGCAGTGCCATTTATTCTGTCATGTGTagtcactcacacacatattTCCCTGAGCTCTCGTAATAACAGCACCTGACCTGATGAGAGCAATGAAACACATACCTGTTCTTTATATGGTAGTATATTGCAAGGGAGACACTGCAAACAGAAGAAACAATAGAGAGAAGTTGATATAATGTAGTAATCTGCATGATGATGCAACATTAAATTCAATCTAAAGGGGACCGGCGGCATTTATGTGAAGCTCTATTTAGTGTTAGCGGTGAATTGTGCTGCCATTATGTGGTCCTCGATAACTGCACAATGTGCACATAAAAACCATGATATTCAGCGGAACTGACTGGCGAATTATACAGGATCGAAA
The nucleotide sequence above comes from Chanodichthys erythropterus isolate Z2021 chromosome 23, ASM2448905v1, whole genome shotgun sequence. Encoded proteins:
- the ccny gene encoding cyclin-Y isoform X2; its protein translation is MGNSTSCCVSSSPKLRRNAHSRLEPYRPEPELSREDTGCNLQHISDRENIDELNMEYNPSDHPRASTIFLSKSQTDVREKRKSLYVNHQHPSGPMRRKYSSCSTIFLDDSTVSQPNLKYTIKCVSLAIYYHIKNRNVDGRMLLDIFDEKLHPLSKSELPSDYDKHDPEQKQIYRFVRTLFSAAQLTAECAIVTLVYLERLLTYAEIDICPANWKRIVLGAILLASKVWDDQAVWNVDYCQILKDITVEDMNELERQFLELLQFNINVPSSVYAKYYFDLRSLSEANNLSFPLEPLSRDKAQKLEAISRLCDDKYKDLRKAAKKRSVSADNLTVVRWSPAIIS
- the ccny gene encoding cyclin-Y isoform X1, producing the protein MGNSTSCCVSSSPKLRRNAHSRLEPYRPEPELSREDTGCNLQHISDRENIDELNMEYNPSDHPRASTIFLSKSQTDVLLPNKKVREKRKSLYVNHQHPSGPMRRKYSSCSTIFLDDSTVSQPNLKYTIKCVSLAIYYHIKNRNVDGRMLLDIFDEKLHPLSKSELPSDYDKHDPEQKQIYRFVRTLFSAAQLTAECAIVTLVYLERLLTYAEIDICPANWKRIVLGAILLASKVWDDQAVWNVDYCQILKDITVEDMNELERQFLELLQFNINVPSSVYAKYYFDLRSLSEANNLSFPLEPLSRDKAQKLEAISRLCDDKYKDLRKAAKKRSVSADNLTVVRWSPAIIS
- the ccny gene encoding cyclin-Y isoform X3; translation: MRRKYSSCSTIFLDDSTVSQPNLKYTIKCVSLAIYYHIKNRNVDGRMLLDIFDEKLHPLSKSELPSDYDKHDPEQKQIYRFVRTLFSAAQLTAECAIVTLVYLERLLTYAEIDICPANWKRIVLGAILLASKVWDDQAVWNVDYCQILKDITVEDMNELERQFLELLQFNINVPSSVYAKYYFDLRSLSEANNLSFPLEPLSRDKAQKLEAISRLCDDKYKDLRKAAKKRSVSADNLTVVRWSPAIIS